In Lonchura striata isolate bLonStr1 chromosome 3, bLonStr1.mat, whole genome shotgun sequence, the sequence tgaaaaacataATGCTCATGGTGCAGGGAATGGCTTGCGTTACGGCCTCAGCAGTATGCAGGGATGGAGAGTGGAAATGGAAGATGCTCACACAGCTGTTGTAGGTATTCCCCATGGCTTAGAGGACTGGTCCTTTTTTGCTGTCTATGATGGTCACGCGGGATCTCGTGTTGCAAATTACTGCTCCACTCACTTATTAGAACACATCACTAACAATGAAGACTTTAGGGCGACAGAAAAACCTGGATCTGCTCTTGAACCTTCAGTGGAAAATGTCAAGAGTGGAATCAGAACTGGCTTTTTGAAAATTGATGAGTATATGCGCAATTTTGCAGACCTCAGAAATGGCATGGACAGAAGTGGCTCAACAGCAGTGGGAGTTATGATTTCACCTGAGCATGTATACTTTATCAACTGTGGTGATTCACGTGCTGTTCTGTATAGGAATGGACAAGTCTGTTTTTCAACACAGGATCACAAACCTTGCAACCCGAGGGAGAAAGAGCGAATCCAGAATGCAGGAGGCAGTGTAATGATTCAGCGTGTTAATGGTTCATTGGCAGTTTCTCGAGCTCTGGGGGACTATGACTACAAATGTGTTGATGGTAAAGGCCCTACAGAACAACTTGTTTCTCCAGAGCCTGAGGTGTGTGAAATTTTAAGGGCAGAAGAAGATGAGTTTATTATCCTGGCTTGTGATGGCATCTGGGATGTAATGAGCAATGAAGAGCTCTGTGAATATGTAAAGTCTAGACTTGAAGTATCAGATGACCTGGAAACAGTGTGCAATTGGGTAGTGGACACTTGTTTACATAAGGTATGTAAGTGTTTTCCCCAAACAGCTGTCTATAGTCATCTTCTGGTTAGATGGGTACAGTGTTTTCACAGCTGTTCCTGGCCTACTGTTCCCCTTCTCCAGCTTCTTTTCCTCAAAGTTCTGTACCCATTTGACTGTATAGAAGAATATACAGCCTCACCCTATATGTTTAGAAAGGTGATGGCAATTGCAAAAATAAAggctggtttttttccccaagtaaTGCTTACATATAGTTCCATCTCTAAATGTTGATTCTAAATACAAAATTTGTAAAATTATTCTGAGCAAGGtactttgtgggttttttgttctttgaagTTGGGTTGCATCCTTTGCATAAAACCAGTGTTGGCACATCTCCTCTTCAAGGTGCTGTTTGTCTGTCACTTGTGCCCTCAGCTCATTGTAGCTTAGATGGAGTAACACCACCTTTGCATCTGAGCTTGCTTCCACTCCTGAAATTTAGTTTGTTTGGAACAACTACGGGGTAGTCTACATATGTTTAATAGGTATTCAATTTCCAGCATTCCATGAAAAGTGCAGCTCCTGCTAGTACAGAGTTCCTTTGTAAGGCCACAAACTAAACATGGATTTTTGAAGAATACTGAAATTCACAGTTATAATTCTGAAGGGTAAGTTGTGTGTTTTTTCCAGAAATAGGGTTGTGTTCCAGCATATACCATACAGTGTATGATTGGTTTAAATGCCAAATTGGTTTAAATTGgtttaaattgcttttctgaCAAGAACTCAACCAGCCTTGTTACAGGAGAAGATACTTTCTCAGATACTTTCAGTAAAACTGAGTGCTAACACATGTTTATTTTCCAAAGTCAGATCCTGGATCTCTGTACCAACCAGGCTGTGGCTTTTACCACATAATACTGAGTGATAGGTGTCCTTTTATGCTTGGTACAAAAGGGAATATAGGCTAACTCCTAAGCAGTATTTCTAAAGGAATTCATTCAAGTGCCAAATTCATAGTTGCTTCAGGAGAAGGATTTGTTGTGATAGATGATTAGAACTATCCAGTAGCTTGTGTTTGTACAGCAACAGCATGCAGTGACTAATAGCACTTAATATTCTACACAAAAAAAGTGGAGTTAAGATTTTAGTTTCAAACCAGTAGTTTAAATTATGTTTCTTCTGGATCCCCTTGTAAGAGACTTAGAATTGTGGTTTTAAATTTGGCTGTGAATtacaattttgaaaattaaatatgaaGGGGAAAATGGTATCAGTGTGCTAGTAAGGAACTGGCATTAAAATTAGTATCTAAAAAAGCCATGGGGTGGTATTTCTGAGCACGTGATAGTCTGTATGGTTGGCTTGGCTATGggaaacatttatattttatacttCACACACCTGTGTGACACAGGTGCATTCTGATAAACAGACTTGTAATGCATGTAATGGCTTACATGAATACCCTGCAACTAAAGCAAATTAGTTGCTTGAACTAAGTTATTCTAATAGTATAGGAGAGtattctgcatttcattttgcTACAGGAGTTGTTTTACAATTTAGCTTAAGGTAACATTACACAACTGTTTAATTTCTGACCTGTTTTATTGATACTGTTTTTAAGTGGTTTACATGTAGATAAGTCCATTAATTATTTAGACTTCAATACTACGAATATAGAGTCAAAATCAGTCAATTAATTCTAGTGAGAGGTGTAGTTGGGACACTGAGAGGTTCTTATTGGTGAAAATACTAGATTTTCTcagggtttctttttttccccaggtttATTTGTAGTACGGTATCTGGAAAAAGTACAAATGTGATTAGAgcagaaagatgaaaaataagACTGAAGATACtaacttctctttctttttttgtcacATAGGGGAGTCGTGATAACATGAGTATTGTATTAGTTTGTTTTTCAAATGCTCCTAAGGTCTCAGAGGAGGCAATGAAAAAAGATGCTGAGTTGGATAAGTACTTGGAATCACGGGTTGAAGGTAAGAAGTTTGGTTGTGATAATGAGCACAGTAGTGTCATAACTATCTTGAGCATGAAAACAAAAGCCATGAAAGACATTAATGCCACTTTTATGTTGGGTTAAATTTAGGCCTGGTTATAATTCTGAACTTTTGTATATCAGGAAGAGTGTTTTAGGCCATGTGCTTAGTTTATCCTGGTATTCTGcaaactttttctttttgtgagcTCTTAAGTTTTTAGTGCGGTCTTCATAGGTTAAAATGCAACTACTGACCTTGTAGTGTGTTGTATCAGCTCAGTAAATTATGATCTTGCTATTGTCCTGCTTATGAAATATTAAAAGGGATGTACTGTTTGTactatttcttccctttttctgtgCAAGTTtttgacagaaagaaaaagctgaacTTGGTTTTTGTGTCAATGTCCCAGTAATCCAGATGATTGGCGTAGCCACCCTAAAGtttaatatatatatgcatgaCAGTCTTCAGGTATGAGTTATCTCTGAGCACACTGCTGTTGTGTGGGGTGTGTTTTCCTCTTGTTCAAATGGGATCTAAATTGAACTGTGGTGTATATTTGTAATTTCTGTTGAGATTAGAGAGCACTAGTGGTCACTTCAAATGCTAAATCTAGGCCTGTTTCTTGGAATTTGGCTTGCATCCCAGGTTTCCTAGATGACACTAGTTAAGATAAATACCTGTTATCTTCTGTGTCAGAGTAGAGTACTTGAGCTGTTAATAGGCTCTGGGAGAGAGCCAGGAGCAGTTGCCTTCACTGTCAGTAGTCAGGTGTACACAGTGGTTACAGGTTAGTATTCCCACCTTCTTGGTGGCTGCTTTGTTACCAAACAGGTGAAAAATATATGGAACTGCAGTggattttattgcttttataagtgaatattaatattaatggAAAAGCTGTCATGAAATAACTTGTGATCAGTGTGTCTGGATTAACTAATCTATTAAGTGATTATTTTTAGCTCTGTTACCACATTTAACTAAATAATACACATACAAAAAATAATTGAGAGTTTTTAGTCCAAACTGATGTGGAGACTCAAAATGATAGTTTAGCTTAAGTGCTTCAGTGAAATTAATTGCTCCAAAGCTTGAACTTCTGTTGCTTCAgctcttgatttttatttccctgcttGAGTTCCTTGTGTCATTCTGTGTTTTGCTAATTGGACAGAGTTCAAGGCCTTTAAAAGTCAAGTATTTAGCAAGAAATGACAGCATATTTGAGAAATTCTGACAAggagtggagaaaaaaaaatgaaacagactTCAGAAGAACTTGAAATATCTATCTGATTTTTAACAAATTTTTGCATTGATAAATTCTATGAAATTGTAATTTTGATACAGTctccttaattaaaaaaaagaaaaaatattgtggGACTGCAGTTTACATTACACATGTGCCTTGAATATTATTAGTTCAGAAAGGATAAAGGCCTTAGCAAAATGTTTCAAACTACTAAGCAGCATGAGGAAAATTGGTTAGAAATAtgttggatttttaaaaaataggatCTGATTTAAGGGTTTAAGTAGTGAGCAGGAGTACTTTTGactttaaaaaaccccatgagGGCAAGAGTATCATCTCAAGTGTCAGAGTTGGTAAAAGTTTTGGAAGGTggagtttattttttgttacgACAACTGCCTTAATCAGTTTTGTATTCATCTTTTAACTTAGTGTAGAAAACAGTGTGTAAAGGAGTTGTGCCTGGAAGGTTTAAACCATCTGCAACTCTAAAAACATATAGCCTGACAGATACATTGTGACAATGATAATatggttttgtttaaaatgcCTTTCTAGAGGCTGACTCTTCCTTTCAAAAAGCAAATGATGGTGTTTGAACACAAACTAACAataagaacattaaaaaaaaaatattgagttAACAGCTCACAAGTTATATGCAGTTGGCTGATAGCCAGTAACAATTATATTTA encodes:
- the PPM1B gene encoding protein phosphatase 1B, which codes for MGAFLDKPKTEKHNAHGAGNGLRYGLSSMQGWRVEMEDAHTAVVGIPHGLEDWSFFAVYDGHAGSRVANYCSTHLLEHITNNEDFRATEKPGSALEPSVENVKSGIRTGFLKIDEYMRNFADLRNGMDRSGSTAVGVMISPEHVYFINCGDSRAVLYRNGQVCFSTQDHKPCNPREKERIQNAGGSVMIQRVNGSLAVSRALGDYDYKCVDGKGPTEQLVSPEPEVCEILRAEEDEFIILACDGIWDVMSNEELCEYVKSRLEVSDDLETVCNWVVDTCLHKGSRDNMSIVLVCFSNAPKVSEEAMKKDAELDKYLESRVEEIMEKAGEEGMPDLAHVIRILTAENIPNLPPGGGLAGKRNIIENVYTRLNPHRDNEGGSGDLEDPW